One segment of Thermus oshimai DSM 12092 DNA contains the following:
- a CDS encoding enolase C-terminal domain-like protein, giving the protein MPAIKDLRLIPFSIPLRAPLRWGKASEMAALEHALLEVELSDGSLGRAEVAIRPTIYGETLGSVRSGLEYLRPKLLGLEAEDQDAIRAVLEAFPFNYGLKGALDTALWEAWARSEGEELHQVLKPAKHRVRVAYILGMASEEEMLADAQMAHGAGVRVFKVKVGRDLEEDRKKLLRLREAFPDVELYADANETLSPKEAEAYLKAWREMGLLYVEEPLPVEEVLARKALKSKGLLPLIADDSAMTPRDLRRELALDTFDILNLKPARTGITWTLEMLALAREKGKRAMVGSQAQSSFGAYQSALLAFQQGVTEPSELAFHLKAEGGFLDFPAFREGWLYWEDLVEARFQEEAFLRYAR; this is encoded by the coding sequence ATGCCGGCGATCAAGGACCTGCGCCTTATCCCGTTTTCCATCCCCCTAAGGGCCCCTTTGCGCTGGGGCAAGGCCTCGGAGATGGCGGCCCTGGAGCACGCCCTCTTGGAGGTGGAGCTATCGGATGGGAGCCTCGGCCGGGCGGAGGTGGCCATCCGCCCCACCATCTACGGGGAGACCCTGGGGAGCGTGCGCTCCGGGCTGGAGTACCTGAGGCCCAAGCTCCTTGGCCTCGAGGCCGAGGACCAGGATGCCATCCGGGCGGTCTTGGAGGCCTTCCCCTTCAACTACGGCCTAAAGGGGGCCCTGGACACCGCCCTTTGGGAGGCCTGGGCCAGGAGCGAGGGGGAGGAGCTCCACCAGGTCCTGAAGCCCGCCAAGCACCGGGTGCGGGTGGCCTACATCCTGGGCATGGCCTCGGAGGAGGAGATGCTGGCAGACGCCCAAATGGCCCACGGGGCGGGGGTCCGGGTCTTCAAGGTGAAGGTGGGCCGGGACCTGGAGGAGGACCGTAAGAAACTCCTCCGCCTAAGGGAGGCGTTCCCCGACGTGGAGCTTTACGCGGACGCCAACGAGACCCTAAGCCCCAAGGAGGCCGAGGCCTACCTGAAGGCCTGGCGGGAGATGGGCCTTCTCTACGTGGAAGAGCCCCTCCCCGTTGAGGAGGTCCTGGCCCGCAAGGCCCTCAAGTCCAAGGGCCTCCTACCCCTCATCGCCGACGACTCCGCCATGACCCCGAGGGACCTCAGGCGGGAGCTTGCGCTGGACACCTTTGACATCCTGAACCTCAAGCCCGCCCGCACAGGGATAACCTGGACCCTGGAGATGCTGGCCTTAGCCCGGGAAAAGGGCAAGCGGGCCATGGTGGGCAGCCAAGCCCAAAGCAGCTTCGGGGCCTACCAGTCGGCCCTCCTCGCCTTCCAGCAGGGGGTGACGGAGCCTTCCGAGCTCGCCTTCCACCTCAAGGCGGAAGGGGGCTTTCTGGACTTCCCCGCCTTCCGGGAGGGCTGGCTTTACTGGGAGGACCTGGTGGAGGCCCGCTTCCAGGAGGAGGCCTTCCTCCGCTACGCCCGCTAA
- the acnA gene encoding aconitate hydratase AcnA: protein MKDSFQTLKTLSTKGGTYGYHDLLELERQGLAEVSRLPFSIRVMLESLLRNEDGYQVTREDILALARWQPEPGEVNVPLKLARVILQDFTGVPAVVDLAAMRDAVKKRGGDPKRINPIVPADLVIDHSVQVDAFGTAYAFFYNVEKEYERNRERYLLLKWGQQALENFRVVPPGTGIVHQVNLEYLAKVVMTEKRDGLTLAFPDSLVGTDSHTTMVNGLGVLGWGVGGIEAEAVMLGQPYYMLAPKVVGFKLYGELPEGATATDLVLTVTEMLRKHGVVGKFVEFYGPGVSKLPLADRATIANMAPEYGATMGFFPVDEETLNYLRLTGRPEELIELVEAYTKAVGLFRTPEAEGKVVYSEHLELDLSTVEPSLAGPKRPQDRVPLKEAKRSFLLHLTKPVKERGFGLSEDQLGKKVLVKRQDEEFELTHGSVVIAAITSCTNTSNPSVMLGAGLLAKKAVEAGLDTKPWVKTSLAPGSKVVTDYLEASGLLPFLEALRFHVVGYGCTTCIGNSGPLPEDIAKAVEEGDLVVAAVLSGNRNFEGRINPHVKANYLASPMLVVAYALAGRMDIDLATEPLGFDPNGKPVYLKDIWPSMEEIQEAIRKTLDPELFKKEYSTVFQGDERWQALPAPTGELYAWDPESTYIQNPPFFEELGQNQVGDIRGARVLLVLGDSVTTDHISPAGAIPVKSPAGQYLLSKGVKPEDFNSYGARRGNHEVMMRGTFANIRIKNLMLDGIEGGYAKKLPEGEVDFVYNVAMRYKAEGTPLLVIAGKEYGTGSSRDWAAKGTYLLGVKAVLAESFERIHRSNLVGMGVLPLEFLPGQNRETLGLTGYETYDILGLSDLKPRKVVEVVARREDGTEVRFQAIARLDTPVEVDYYKNGGILQTVLLNILKEEKAR, encoded by the coding sequence ATGAAGGACAGCTTCCAAACCCTCAAGACCCTGAGCACCAAAGGCGGCACCTACGGCTACCACGACCTCCTGGAGCTGGAGCGGCAGGGCCTGGCGGAGGTGAGCCGCCTGCCCTTCTCCATCCGGGTCATGCTGGAAAGCCTTCTCAGAAACGAGGACGGCTACCAGGTGACCCGGGAGGACATCCTGGCCCTGGCCCGCTGGCAGCCCGAGCCGGGGGAGGTCAACGTGCCCCTGAAGCTGGCCCGGGTCATCCTGCAGGACTTCACCGGCGTGCCCGCGGTGGTGGACCTGGCGGCCATGCGGGACGCGGTGAAGAAGCGGGGCGGGGACCCTAAGCGCATCAACCCCATCGTCCCCGCGGACCTGGTCATTGACCACTCCGTGCAGGTGGACGCCTTCGGCACCGCCTACGCCTTCTTCTACAACGTGGAGAAGGAGTACGAAAGGAACCGGGAGCGCTACCTCCTCCTCAAGTGGGGGCAACAGGCCCTGGAGAACTTCCGGGTGGTGCCCCCGGGCACGGGGATCGTCCATCAGGTAAACCTGGAGTACCTGGCCAAGGTGGTGATGACGGAAAAGCGGGACGGCCTCACCCTGGCCTTCCCCGACAGCCTGGTGGGCACGGACAGCCACACCACCATGGTGAACGGCCTGGGGGTCCTGGGCTGGGGCGTGGGGGGCATCGAGGCCGAGGCGGTGATGCTGGGCCAGCCCTACTACATGCTGGCCCCCAAGGTGGTGGGCTTCAAGCTCTACGGGGAGCTCCCCGAGGGGGCCACGGCCACCGACCTGGTCCTCACCGTCACGGAGATGCTCCGCAAGCACGGGGTGGTGGGCAAGTTCGTGGAGTTCTACGGCCCCGGCGTCTCCAAGCTCCCCCTGGCCGACCGGGCCACCATCGCCAACATGGCCCCCGAGTACGGGGCCACCATGGGCTTCTTCCCCGTGGACGAGGAAACCCTGAACTACCTGAGGCTCACCGGCCGCCCGGAGGAGCTTATTGAGCTCGTGGAGGCCTACACCAAGGCCGTGGGCCTCTTCCGCACCCCCGAGGCGGAGGGGAAGGTGGTGTACTCCGAGCACCTGGAGCTGGACCTCTCCACGGTGGAGCCCTCCCTGGCCGGCCCCAAGCGGCCCCAGGACCGGGTGCCCCTCAAGGAGGCCAAGAGGAGCTTCCTCCTCCACCTCACCAAGCCGGTGAAGGAGCGGGGCTTTGGCCTCTCCGAGGACCAGCTCGGCAAGAAGGTCCTGGTAAAGCGCCAGGACGAGGAGTTTGAGCTCACCCACGGCTCCGTGGTCATCGCCGCCATCACCAGCTGCACCAACACCTCCAACCCCTCGGTGATGCTGGGGGCGGGGCTTCTGGCCAAGAAGGCGGTGGAGGCGGGCCTGGACACCAAGCCCTGGGTGAAGACCTCCCTGGCCCCCGGCTCCAAGGTGGTGACGGACTACCTGGAAGCAAGCGGCCTCCTCCCCTTCCTGGAGGCCCTCCGCTTCCACGTGGTGGGCTACGGGTGCACCACCTGCATCGGCAACTCCGGCCCCCTCCCCGAGGACATCGCCAAGGCGGTGGAGGAAGGGGACCTGGTGGTGGCCGCGGTGCTCTCCGGCAACCGCAACTTTGAGGGGCGCATCAACCCCCACGTGAAGGCCAACTACCTGGCGAGCCCCATGCTGGTGGTGGCCTACGCCCTGGCCGGGCGCATGGACATTGACCTGGCCACGGAACCCCTGGGCTTTGACCCCAACGGCAAGCCCGTCTACCTCAAGGACATCTGGCCCTCCATGGAGGAGATCCAGGAGGCCATCCGCAAGACCCTGGACCCCGAGCTCTTCAAGAAGGAGTACAGCACCGTCTTCCAGGGGGACGAGCGCTGGCAGGCCCTGCCCGCCCCCACCGGGGAGCTCTACGCCTGGGACCCCGAGAGCACCTACATCCAGAACCCCCCCTTCTTTGAGGAGCTGGGCCAGAACCAGGTGGGGGACATCCGGGGGGCCAGGGTCCTCTTGGTCCTGGGGGACTCCGTGACCACGGACCACATCTCCCCCGCGGGGGCCATCCCCGTGAAGAGCCCCGCAGGCCAGTACCTCCTGAGCAAAGGGGTGAAGCCCGAGGACTTCAACTCCTACGGCGCCCGGCGGGGCAACCACGAGGTGATGATGCGGGGCACCTTCGCCAACATCCGCATCAAGAACCTCATGCTGGACGGGATTGAGGGGGGCTACGCCAAGAAGCTCCCCGAAGGAGAAGTGGACTTCGTCTACAACGTGGCCATGCGCTACAAGGCCGAGGGGACGCCCCTCCTCGTCATCGCCGGGAAGGAGTACGGCACCGGAAGTAGCCGCGACTGGGCGGCCAAGGGCACCTACCTCCTGGGGGTGAAGGCGGTGCTGGCGGAAAGCTTTGAGCGCATCCACCGCTCCAACCTGGTGGGGATGGGGGTCCTGCCCCTGGAGTTCCTGCCGGGGCAGAACCGGGAAACCCTGGGCCTCACGGGCTACGAGACCTACGACATCCTGGGCCTTTCCGACCTAAAGCCCAGGAAGGTGGTGGAGGTGGTGGCGAGGCGGGAAGACGGCACCGAGGTCCGCTTCCAGGCCATCGCCCGCCTGGACACCCCGGTGGAGGTGGACTACTACAAGAACGGGGGCATCCTCCAGACCGTGCTCCTGAACATCCTCAAGGAGGAGAAGGCCAGGTAG
- a CDS encoding carboxymuconolactone decarboxylase family protein translates to MTTQERIFQAMQANLGEGLPEAIPLLLEKAPSLLLEHGRSWSFAMPEEGALDEKTRTLILLGIALATGSEPCVRAMAHRAKGLGIPKEALLETLKIARLAQANAVLGHATSLLEVL, encoded by the coding sequence ATGACCACCCAGGAACGCATCTTCCAGGCCATGCAGGCCAACCTGGGGGAGGGCCTCCCCGAGGCCATCCCCCTCCTTCTGGAAAAGGCCCCGAGCCTCCTGCTGGAGCACGGGCGGAGCTGGAGCTTCGCCATGCCCGAAGAGGGGGCCCTGGACGAGAAGACCCGGACCCTTATCCTCCTGGGCATCGCCCTGGCCACGGGCTCCGAGCCCTGCGTGCGGGCCATGGCCCACCGGGCCAAGGGGCTCGGCATCCCCAAGGAGGCCCTCCTGGAAACCCTGAAGATCGCCCGCCTGGCCCAGGCCAACGCCGTCCTAGGCCACGCCACCTCTCTTCTGGAAGTGCTATAG
- a CDS encoding alpha/beta hydrolase has product MSAKRLLLYFIPAAFLLAGLVVALSLYFLRPYPAEALAREAFQKAGGEERPYGFLLAPKAPKALLAFYPGGRVDPLAYAPVLAPLKAQGYAVALLKVPSGIALLGKERALEAARDFPGLPLIVGGHSLGGVAAAELAAREGLPLLLFAAYPEGDLSAQNLPTLALYGEEDGLLPPAEAREKAKRLPKGARVVFLPGLNHAGFGAYGPQRGDRPPKRPREALWREIGEEVLLFLESLGLSTPPPPQAVR; this is encoded by the coding sequence GTGAGCGCCAAGCGGCTTCTCCTCTACTTCATCCCCGCGGCCTTCCTCCTGGCGGGGCTGGTGGTGGCCTTAAGCCTTTACTTCCTCCGCCCCTACCCCGCGGAAGCACTAGCCCGGGAGGCCTTCCAAAAGGCGGGGGGGGAGGAAAGGCCCTACGGCTTCCTCCTGGCCCCCAAAGCCCCCAAGGCCCTCCTGGCCTTCTACCCCGGGGGGCGGGTGGACCCCCTGGCCTACGCCCCCGTCCTCGCCCCCCTGAAGGCGCAGGGCTACGCGGTGGCCCTCCTCAAGGTGCCCTCGGGGATCGCCCTTTTGGGGAAGGAGCGGGCCCTCGAGGCCGCCCGGGACTTCCCGGGCCTCCCCCTCATCGTGGGGGGGCACAGCCTAGGGGGGGTGGCCGCGGCGGAGCTCGCCGCCCGGGAAGGGCTCCCCCTCCTCCTCTTCGCCGCCTACCCGGAGGGGGACCTCTCCGCCCAAAACCTCCCCACCCTGGCCCTCTACGGGGAGGAGGACGGCCTCCTGCCCCCTGCCGAGGCCCGGGAAAAGGCCAAGAGGCTCCCCAAAGGGGCCCGGGTGGTCTTCCTCCCCGGGCTCAACCACGCGGGCTTCGGGGCCTACGGCCCCCAGCGGGGGGATAGGCCCCCCAAGAGGCCCCGGGAGGCCCTCTGGCGGGAGATCGGGGAGGAGGTCCTCCTCTTCCTGGAAAGCCTCGGCCTCTCCACCCCGCCCCCGCCCCAGGCGGTACGCTAA
- a CDS encoding efflux RND transporter permease subunit: MRTNPLVAFFVERFVFATAIFVGLVLVGLLLGLGLGVELLPRFQVPVVAVSTAYPGAGPEEVAEQISKPLEDALSTLSGVDTIGSSSTEGFSLVFVQLKQGVNVDQAAVEVSQKVAAVRSALPRDASAPVVQKFDPSASPILYVALEAPGESLARVLRYAERELKPKLQLVPGVADIRLTGAPKTAIQVYLDPDRLQALGVAPGQVVQALSASALNLPLGSLEEGEKRLVYTLRNTPATAKEVAEVLVDPSRGLKVRDVARVVEATEEPTTLNRLNGRPAVLLAVVKTPDANAVAVADGVKEALKEIRLPRGFQAEVALDTTRFIRAAVEDTVREAFLAAFAVSLVVLLFLGKLNSVFSVILAIPITLSGAILLFGLLGFTYNLISLLALTVAVGIVVDDSIVVAENIDRYRKMGYGLKEAVLKGASEVSVAVAAATLSLLAVFLPISFLPGLIGQIFQQFGLGMAAAIAVSWLEALLFLTVRLAYFPDPEPPAFREALRALRLLPKDLLWAYRQGFYRPLGLLVGAGSFFLLLREGPLYLLLLPLYPALLGLLRYLARFLLDLAGALARLLHEGVEGGLRRLTEGYARSLEGALRRPWLVLLLAGGAFLSIFPILPRIPFNFTPQSDTGVLTATLLLPKDTPLPLSDRAARALEGYFLAHPAVERVVTTVGASATGGAQVGDPSRIQLQVVLKPKGERPDIFTLTEAFNREGKEVLKGFPGADLRVLAQTGPEAGDADLQFFVTSPDRALLEERVAAMVELIRSKPYVLNVKSTLEATQRERVFVPDPSKLAGTGLTPSDLAQTLRLYLSGVQAATARRGGEEFPVRVQADPLRLSGETDLLSLPVYAPALQAFLPLGSLGRFEERPGPTLISRRNQAYAAGVNINLRPGAPGTFQIQRELEAEFEAKGLLGDGVGLVSAGLGSFTGELARLAPLAFLLALVLNYLVIASQFNAWRYPLYLLLPVPLALVGAFWLTYLLGTGLDVISVLGVVMLIGLVTKNAILLLDFAVRRMEERPLKEALVEAARLRLRPILMTTLTVLIISLPLLLGTGEGAEYRRPLGVIILGGLLSSTLLTLFVVPAAFFAFEGRAREKAEVLT, translated from the coding sequence GTGAGGACGAACCCCCTGGTGGCCTTCTTTGTGGAGCGCTTCGTCTTCGCCACGGCCATCTTCGTGGGGCTCGTCCTGGTGGGGCTTCTTTTGGGCCTGGGGCTTGGGGTGGAGCTCCTGCCCCGCTTCCAGGTGCCGGTGGTGGCGGTCTCCACCGCCTACCCGGGGGCGGGGCCCGAGGAGGTGGCGGAGCAGATTTCCAAGCCCCTGGAGGACGCCCTCTCCACCCTAAGCGGGGTGGACACCATCGGGAGCTCCTCCACCGAGGGGTTCAGCCTGGTCTTCGTGCAGCTCAAGCAAGGGGTGAACGTGGACCAGGCGGCGGTGGAGGTGAGCCAGAAGGTGGCCGCGGTGCGAAGCGCCCTTCCCAGGGACGCCTCGGCCCCCGTGGTGCAGAAGTTTGACCCCTCCGCCAGCCCCATCCTCTACGTGGCCCTCGAGGCCCCCGGGGAGAGCCTGGCCCGGGTCCTGCGCTACGCCGAACGGGAGCTCAAACCCAAGCTCCAGCTGGTCCCCGGGGTGGCGGACATCCGCCTCACCGGGGCCCCCAAGACCGCCATCCAGGTCTACCTGGACCCGGACCGCCTCCAGGCCCTGGGGGTGGCCCCGGGGCAGGTGGTCCAGGCCCTTTCCGCCTCCGCCCTCAACCTCCCCTTGGGGAGCCTGGAGGAGGGGGAAAAGCGCCTGGTCTACACCCTCAGGAACACCCCCGCCACCGCCAAGGAGGTGGCCGAGGTCCTGGTGGACCCAAGCCGGGGCCTCAAGGTGCGGGACGTGGCCCGGGTGGTGGAGGCCACGGAGGAGCCCACCACCTTAAACCGCTTAAACGGCCGGCCCGCGGTCCTCCTGGCGGTGGTGAAGACCCCGGACGCCAACGCCGTGGCCGTGGCCGACGGGGTGAAGGAGGCCCTGAAGGAGATCCGGCTTCCCAGGGGCTTCCAGGCGGAGGTGGCCCTGGACACCACCCGCTTCATCCGGGCCGCGGTGGAGGACACCGTGCGGGAGGCCTTCTTGGCGGCCTTCGCCGTCTCCTTGGTGGTCCTCCTCTTCCTGGGCAAGCTCAACTCCGTCTTCTCCGTGATCCTGGCCATCCCCATCACCCTTTCGGGGGCCATCCTCCTCTTCGGGCTTCTGGGCTTCACCTACAACCTCATCAGCCTCCTGGCCCTCACGGTGGCGGTGGGCATCGTGGTGGACGACTCCATCGTGGTGGCGGAGAACATAGACCGCTACCGGAAGATGGGCTACGGCCTGAAGGAGGCGGTGCTAAAGGGGGCGAGCGAGGTGAGCGTGGCCGTGGCCGCGGCCACCCTAAGCCTCCTCGCCGTCTTCCTGCCCATCAGCTTCCTCCCCGGGCTCATCGGGCAGATCTTCCAGCAGTTCGGCCTGGGCATGGCCGCGGCCATCGCGGTGAGCTGGCTGGAAGCCCTCCTCTTCCTCACCGTGCGCCTGGCCTACTTCCCCGACCCCGAGCCCCCCGCCTTCCGGGAGGCCCTCCGCGCCCTTCGCCTTCTCCCCAAAGACCTCCTCTGGGCCTACCGGCAGGGGTTCTACCGGCCCCTGGGGCTTCTTGTGGGCGCGGGGAGCTTCTTCCTCCTCCTTCGGGAAGGCCCCCTCTACCTCCTCCTCCTGCCCCTCTACCCCGCCCTCCTCGGGCTTCTCCGCTACCTCGCCCGCTTCCTCCTTGACCTGGCCGGGGCCCTCGCCCGCCTCCTGCACGAGGGGGTGGAAGGGGGGCTTAGGCGCCTCACCGAGGGCTACGCCCGGAGCCTGGAAGGGGCCTTAAGGCGGCCCTGGCTGGTCCTCCTCCTGGCGGGAGGGGCCTTCCTCTCCATCTTCCCCATCCTGCCCCGGATCCCCTTCAACTTCACCCCCCAGTCCGACACCGGGGTCCTCACCGCCACCCTCCTCCTCCCCAAGGACACCCCCCTGCCCCTTTCCGACCGGGCGGCCCGGGCGCTGGAGGGCTACTTCCTGGCCCACCCCGCGGTGGAACGGGTGGTGACCACCGTGGGGGCCAGCGCCACCGGCGGGGCCCAGGTGGGGGACCCGAGCCGCATCCAGCTCCAGGTGGTCCTCAAGCCCAAGGGGGAGCGGCCCGACATCTTCACCCTCACCGAGGCCTTTAACCGGGAGGGGAAGGAGGTCTTAAAGGGCTTCCCCGGGGCCGACCTCCGCGTTTTGGCCCAGACGGGCCCCGAGGCGGGGGACGCGGACCTACAGTTCTTCGTGACGAGCCCCGACCGGGCCCTCCTGGAGGAGCGGGTGGCGGCCATGGTGGAGCTCATCCGCTCCAAGCCCTACGTGCTGAACGTCAAGAGCACCCTCGAGGCCACCCAACGGGAGCGGGTCTTCGTCCCCGACCCCTCTAAGCTTGCGGGCACCGGCCTCACCCCAAGCGACCTGGCCCAGACCTTGAGGCTCTACCTCTCAGGGGTCCAGGCGGCCACCGCCCGCCGGGGCGGGGAGGAGTTCCCCGTGCGCGTCCAGGCAGACCCCCTTCGCCTTTCCGGGGAGACCGACCTCCTAAGCCTTCCCGTCTACGCCCCCGCCCTCCAGGCCTTCCTGCCCTTGGGGAGCCTGGGGCGGTTTGAGGAGCGCCCCGGCCCCACCCTCATCTCCCGCCGCAACCAGGCCTACGCCGCAGGGGTCAACATCAACCTGCGCCCAGGCGCCCCGGGCACCTTCCAGATCCAGCGGGAGCTGGAGGCGGAGTTTGAGGCGAAGGGCCTCCTGGGGGACGGGGTCGGCCTGGTGAGCGCGGGGCTTGGGAGCTTCACCGGGGAGCTCGCCCGCCTGGCCCCCCTGGCCTTCCTGTTGGCCCTGGTGCTGAACTACCTGGTCATCGCCAGCCAGTTCAACGCCTGGCGCTACCCCCTTTACCTCCTCCTCCCCGTGCCCCTAGCCCTGGTGGGGGCCTTCTGGCTCACCTACCTCCTGGGCACGGGCCTGGACGTGATCAGCGTCCTGGGGGTGGTGATGCTCATCGGCCTGGTGACCAAAAACGCCATCCTCCTCCTGGACTTCGCCGTGCGCCGCATGGAGGAAAGGCCCCTCAAAGAGGCCCTGGTGGAGGCGGCGAGGCTTCGGCTCAGGCCCATCCTCATGACCACCCTCACGGTGCTCATCATCAGCCTGCCCCTCCTCCTGGGCACGGGGGAGGGGGCGGAGTACCGGAGGCCTTTAGGGGTCATCATCCTGGGGGGGCTCCTCTCCTCCACCCTCCTCACCCTCTTCGTGGTGCCCGCGGCCTTCTTCGCCTTTGAGGGAAGGGCGCGGGAAAAGGCGGAGGTGCTCACGTGA
- a CDS encoding efflux RND transporter periplasmic adaptor subunit encodes MRRALLLLPLLLFACAPKKAEAPKEAPKPLAFQVKTVPPTRGALEAEVRASATVQAEKESFVAAGASGRVLRTLNPGSRVEAGQGVVFLDPAPFQEALSAARLALAQAEANLERTENQLRANRAALLAQLEAAKAQLEAARRRFEEGQALLQAGALAPLDLKALEAQYRQAQSAYENAKEALDRLERGEDLKLLRLQVESARLQVRQAERNLRETVIRAPFAGEVVEVYVREGEFVGAGSRAFRLATTDRLLAKVYLPPEEAARLGPETPFTLRQNGRTAGATLLRKTDLPGQNRLVEVVLKPEGALLPGPAEAVYRKVLAEGLLLPAGAVRAEGGEAVVYAVEGGQARRKRVSLLAQEGDRAAVAGLSGEERVIFPVPEGLKDGDPVEVVP; translated from the coding sequence ATGCGGCGCGCCCTTCTCCTCCTCCCCCTTCTCCTCTTCGCCTGCGCCCCCAAAAAGGCCGAGGCCCCTAAGGAGGCCCCCAAGCCCCTGGCCTTCCAGGTGAAAACCGTCCCCCCCACGCGGGGGGCCCTGGAGGCGGAGGTGCGGGCCTCGGCCACGGTCCAGGCGGAGAAGGAAAGCTTTGTGGCCGCGGGGGCCTCGGGCCGGGTCCTGCGCACCCTGAACCCGGGAAGCCGGGTGGAGGCGGGGCAGGGGGTGGTCTTCCTGGACCCCGCCCCCTTCCAGGAGGCCCTCTCCGCCGCCCGGCTGGCCCTGGCCCAGGCGGAGGCCAACCTGGAACGAACCGAGAACCAGCTTAGGGCCAACCGCGCCGCCCTTCTGGCCCAGCTGGAGGCGGCCAAGGCCCAGCTGGAAGCGGCCAGGCGCCGCTTTGAGGAGGGCCAGGCCCTCCTCCAGGCGGGGGCCCTGGCCCCCCTGGACCTGAAGGCCTTGGAGGCCCAGTACCGCCAGGCCCAAAGCGCCTACGAGAACGCCAAGGAGGCCCTGGACCGCCTGGAGCGGGGGGAGGACCTGAAGCTTCTCCGGCTTCAGGTGGAGTCCGCCCGCCTCCAGGTGCGGCAGGCCGAGCGGAACCTAAGGGAAACCGTGATCCGCGCCCCCTTCGCGGGGGAGGTGGTGGAGGTCTACGTGCGGGAAGGGGAGTTCGTGGGGGCGGGGAGCCGGGCCTTCCGCCTGGCCACCACCGACCGCCTCCTGGCCAAGGTTTACCTCCCCCCGGAAGAAGCCGCCCGCCTAGGCCCCGAAACCCCCTTCACCCTGCGCCAAAACGGCCGCACCGCGGGGGCCACCCTCCTGCGCAAGACCGACCTCCCCGGCCAGAACCGCCTGGTGGAGGTGGTCTTAAAGCCCGAAGGCGCCCTCCTCCCCGGCCCCGCGGAGGCGGTTTACCGGAAGGTCCTGGCGGAGGGCCTCCTCCTGCCCGCGGGGGCGGTGCGGGCGGAAGGCGGGGAAGCCGTGGTCTACGCGGTGGAGGGAGGCCAGGCCCGCAGGAAAAGGGTGAGCCTTCTCGCCCAGGAAGGGGACCGGGCGGCGGTGGCGGGGCTAAGCGGGGAGGAGCGGGTGATCTTCCCCGTTCCCGAAGGGCTTAAGGACGGGGACCCGGTGGAGGTGGTGCCGTGA
- a CDS encoding TolC family protein — protein MRKLLALPFLALALAQPLPEALKKAPELPTVVTARLEYETRAKDLERTLQDPLRTPLAELQARQALALAEARLNRALAQGEESIASAYTGVLEAEAQVRLAQKALEVAELGLKATEIRLRGGGATAIDLLEAQNRVLEARKNLELAERGRESALAQLKNLLGDWKVEPLKALPPLPQEGVVEELLKAHADLLQLRNTLELLRFQRGLLDESFTPKKDIEALEDQLSTVAKNLENLERSLRVGLSARHRQLAPLLQAVRSAEEALKLAQERYAAEEKRFRAGLSSQLALLQQELGLLQAELSLAQARGTYLKAYYGLMASR, from the coding sequence ATGAGAAAGCTTTTGGCCCTGCCCTTTTTGGCCCTAGCCCTGGCCCAACCCCTGCCCGAGGCCCTGAAGAAGGCCCCGGAACTCCCCACGGTGGTCACCGCCCGGCTGGAGTACGAAACCCGGGCCAAGGACCTGGAACGAACCCTCCAGGACCCCTTGCGCACCCCCCTCGCCGAGCTCCAGGCCCGCCAGGCCCTGGCCCTGGCCGAGGCCCGCCTGAACCGGGCCCTGGCCCAGGGGGAGGAGAGCATCGCCTCCGCCTACACCGGGGTGCTGGAGGCCGAGGCCCAGGTGCGCCTGGCCCAAAAGGCCCTGGAGGTGGCGGAGCTCGGCCTGAAGGCCACGGAGATCCGCCTCCGGGGGGGCGGGGCCACGGCCATAGACCTCCTGGAGGCCCAAAACCGGGTCCTGGAGGCCAGGAAGAACCTGGAGCTCGCCGAGCGGGGCCGGGAAAGCGCCCTAGCCCAGCTCAAAAACCTCCTCGGGGACTGGAAGGTGGAGCCCCTTAAGGCCCTCCCCCCGCTTCCCCAGGAAGGGGTGGTGGAGGAGCTCCTCAAGGCCCACGCGGACCTCCTCCAGCTCCGGAACACCCTAGAGCTCCTCCGCTTCCAGCGGGGCCTTCTGGACGAGAGCTTCACCCCCAAAAAGGACATTGAGGCCCTGGAGGACCAGCTCTCCACCGTGGCCAAGAACCTGGAGAACTTAGAAAGGAGCCTCCGGGTGGGGCTTTCCGCCCGCCACCGCCAGCTTGCCCCCCTCCTCCAGGCGGTGAGGAGCGCAGAAGAAGCCCTAAAGCTCGCCCAAGAGCGCTACGCCGCGGAGGAAAAGCGCTTTAGGGCGGGGCTTTCCAGCCAGCTCGCCCTCCTGCAGCAGGAGCTTGGCCTCTTGCAGGCGGAGCTCTCCTTGGCCCAGGCCCGGGGGACCTACCTGAAGGCCTACTACGGCCTTATGGCCTCGAGGTGA